In Helianthus annuus cultivar XRQ/B chromosome 8, HanXRQr2.0-SUNRISE, whole genome shotgun sequence, a single genomic region encodes these proteins:
- the LOC110872994 gene encoding caffeic acid 3-O-methyltransferase produces the protein MGSTSASVNVPLEANQDDQSFLFAMQLASASVLPMVLKTAIELDLLETIAKAGPGGSLSSSELVAQLPKVNNPEAPVMVDRICRLLASYSVLTCTLKETTDGCAERFYGVAPVCKFLTKNDSGVSLAPLLLMNQDKVFMESWYFLKDAVLDGGIPSNKAYGMPAFEYYGKDQRFNKVFNSAMFNHSTMTMKKIIDLYDGFSSLETLVDVGGGTGASLNMITSKHTSLKGINFDLPHVIEDATTYHGIEHVGGDMFESVPKGDAIFMKWILHDWSDALCLQVLKNCYKSLPKNGKVIVAECILSEAPDSTPATQNVIHIDVIMLVHSLGGKERTEKEFEALAKAAGFKGFNKAACALNTWVMEFCK, from the exons ATGGGTTCAACATCAGCCTCTGTGAACGTTCCACTGGAAGCAAACCAAGATGATCAATCTTTCCTGTTTGCAATGCAATTGGCATCTGCATCTGTCTTGCCAATGGTGTTGAAAACCGCCATCGAGCTTGATTTGCTTGAGACCATTGCGAAAGCTGGTCCAGGTGGTTCGCTTTCGTCTTCTGAACTGGTGGCTCAGCTTCCCAAGGTTAACAACCCCGAAGCACCAGTGATGGTGGACCGGATTTGTAGACTTTTGGCTAGCTATTCTGTGCTCACATGTACTCTCAAGGAGACCACGGATGGGTGCGCTGAGCGGTTCTATGGTGTGGCTCCGGTGTGCAAGTTCTTGACCAAGAATGATAGTGGTGTTTCGTTAGCACCCTTGTTGCTCATGAACCAGGACAAGGTTTTCATGGAGAGCTG GTACTTTCTAAAAGACGCGGTTTTGGATGGTGGAATCCCATCCAACAAAGCTTATGGTATGCCGGCATTCGAATATTATGGGAAAGATCAAAGATTTAACAAGGTTTTCAATAGTGCAATGTTTAATCATTCCACCATGACGATGAAAAAGATTATAGATTTGTACGATGGTTTTAGTAGTCTCGAAACACTAGTTGATGTTGGTGGTGGCACTGGTGCAAGCCTTAACATGATCACCTCTAAACATACTTCACTCAAGGGTATAAACTTTGATTTGCCACATGTTATTGAAGATGCCACAACTTATCATG GTATTGAGCATGTTGGAGGAGATATGTTTGAAAGTGTACCGAAAGGAGATGCTATATTTATGAAG TGGATACTTCATGACTGGAGTGATGCACTCTGCCTGCAAGTTCTTAAGAACTGCTACAAATCACTTCCAAAAAATGGGAAAGTCATTGTGGCAGAATGCATTCTTTCTGAGGCACCCGACTCGACTCCAGCTACCCAAAATGTAATACATATCGACGTGATTATGTTGGTTCACAGCCTGGGTGGCAAAGAGAGAACTGAGAAAGAATTTGAGGCTTTAGCTAAAGCAGCAGGTTTTAAAGGTTTCAACAAGGCTGCTTGTGCTCTCAATACATGGGTTATGGAATTTTGCAAATAA